One Streptomyces sp. CNQ-509 DNA window includes the following coding sequences:
- a CDS encoding glycosyltransferase yields the protein MSVPRFSVIVPAYRVQAYLDECLESVLTQSFTDVEVIAVDDRSPDFCGEIIDAAAARDPRLTAVHLSANVGLGRARNAGLERATGDYVLFLDGDDTLAPGALQALADRLTATADPDVLVYDYARTYWDGQHARNVRAGLLAERDPQVFRLADRPELLRLLMVVWNKAYRRNFVAAQGLSFPPGYYEDTPWTYPALLSAERIAVLDRVCVHYRQRRSGNILGTPGEQHLDVFEQYERVFAFLAARRLERWRPVLFVRMVDHLTTIFNRSERVPRHKRAEFFRRARALYVRYGTGPAPVAEGGVRARGAAGGALRAGRGPRARTRHLLVRLGTRRTFQLLGAAGRLLSRTRDLAARAARRARAGCGLLYYRLQLRLPLDPHLAVFAAYWYRGYSCNPAALEARARELVPGLATAWIARPAYAHTVPPGVRVLRPGSLACHRTLARGTYFDLTAEPPGRVCRTADEIADTFATGAHAAPAAAARLAAFRRRFCPYDDGHAAERVVRHVFLGEAGHPPVPGPGGVARGVPGVLPRPAGSAVVRSE from the coding sequence GTGTCCGTGCCCCGGTTCAGCGTCATCGTTCCCGCGTACAGGGTCCAGGCGTATCTCGACGAGTGCCTGGAGTCCGTGCTCACCCAGTCCTTCACGGACGTGGAGGTCATCGCGGTCGACGACCGCTCCCCCGACTTCTGCGGCGAGATCATCGACGCCGCGGCGGCCCGCGATCCGCGGCTGACCGCCGTCCACCTGAGCGCGAACGTCGGCCTCGGCCGCGCCCGCAACGCCGGACTGGAGCGCGCTACCGGCGACTACGTCCTCTTCCTCGACGGCGACGACACCCTCGCCCCCGGCGCGCTCCAGGCACTCGCCGACCGGCTCACCGCCACCGCGGACCCCGACGTCCTCGTCTACGACTATGCGCGCACCTACTGGGACGGCCAGCACGCCCGCAACGTCCGCGCCGGCCTGCTCGCCGAGCGCGACCCGCAGGTCTTCCGGCTGGCGGACCGGCCGGAGCTGCTGCGGCTGCTGATGGTGGTGTGGAACAAGGCGTACCGGCGGAACTTCGTCGCCGCGCAGGGCCTCAGCTTCCCGCCCGGCTACTACGAGGACACCCCGTGGACGTACCCCGCGCTGCTGTCGGCGGAGCGGATCGCGGTGCTGGACCGGGTGTGCGTGCACTACCGGCAGCGGCGGTCGGGCAACATCCTCGGCACGCCCGGGGAGCAGCACCTCGACGTCTTCGAGCAGTACGAGCGGGTGTTCGCGTTCCTCGCCGCGCGGCGGCTGGAGCGGTGGCGGCCGGTGCTCTTCGTGCGGATGGTGGACCACCTGACGACGATCTTCAACAGGAGCGAGCGGGTGCCGCGGCACAAGCGGGCGGAGTTCTTCCGGCGGGCGCGGGCGCTGTACGTGCGGTATGGGACGGGTCCTGCCCCAGTGGCCGAGGGCGGCGTACGGGCCCGGGGTGCCGCCGGCGGTGCCCTACGGGCCGGGCGCGGACCACGGGCCCGGACGCGGCATCTCCTCGTGCGGCTCGGCACCCGGCGCACGTTCCAACTGCTCGGCGCCGCCGGCCGGCTCCTCTCCCGTACCCGCGACCTCGCCGCCCGCGCCGCCCGCCGCGCCCGCGCCGGCTGCGGCCTGCTCTACTACCGTCTCCAGCTCCGCCTGCCCCTCGACCCGCACCTGGCGGTCTTCGCCGCGTACTGGTATCGCGGCTACTCGTGCAACCCCGCCGCCCTCGAAGCCAGGGCCCGCGAGCTGGTCCCCGGCCTCGCCACCGCCTGGATCGCCCGCCCCGCGTACGCGCACACCGTGCCGCCGGGCGTACGGGTGCTGCGCCCCGGCTCGCTCGCCTGCCACCGCACCCTGGCGCGCGGCACGTACTTCGACCTCACCGCCGAGCCGCCCGGCCGCGTCTGCCGCACCGCCGACGAGATCGCCGACACCTTCGCCACCGGCGCCCACGCGGCCCCCGCCGCCGCGGCGCGGCTCGCCGCGTTCCGGCGCCGGTTCTGCCCGTACGACGACGGGCACGCCGCGGAGCGGGTGGTCCGGCACGTGTTCCTCGGCGAGGCGGGGCACCCGCCGGTGCCGGGGCCCGGGGGTGTGGCGCGGGGCGTTCCCGGGGTGCTGCCGCGGCCGGCGGGGAGCGCGGTGGTGCGCAGCGAGTGA
- a CDS encoding oligosaccharide flippase family protein, producing the protein MNGAADRTVHAEDAAGGWRWGGAVFGLLLQLCCVAYAARHVSPAALGAYAVALTAVHLLAHLAGGAIAASLDRAGPPTRPAAHAALRLAGITGFTGFAVAQLAAPLPALLLHTPGTTPLLRLLACAFLCRPAADAASAALRRAGRPRDAVLTDAGGQAAGAATGILLLAGGVNPLGLAAVLPVSAAVALGAAALLLSRTPLPEGPPVQAASLIRVPWFEAGFGLLRLVAAGAPLWAVCGLLGPGAAGVYARAAGLCEVPVTVYGRVASRTAGGSREADRHRASRPVRRVDVPTARLAVTAASAAGFAGFGIVAGAGPAALALLLGPGWESATALVPWLCAAGALHLVYSAGCSLDLARGRRRELLGTHLVVLLATAAALAVVLPWRGSGSALPLLACAAAAGPAAGHALQLVRWGRCGLVRVREALRAHAVHCGIGAAAGALATLAGSAAAAPGDRLLYGLLALAPVALLCAGLHEQLPLSAALSGDRPGPAPAPRPRTPAPRGTAGAPAP; encoded by the coding sequence GTGAACGGGGCCGCGGACCGTACGGTGCACGCGGAAGACGCCGCGGGCGGCTGGCGGTGGGGTGGCGCCGTGTTCGGACTGCTGCTCCAGCTCTGCTGTGTCGCCTATGCCGCCCGCCACGTCTCCCCGGCCGCCCTCGGCGCGTACGCCGTGGCCCTCACCGCCGTCCACCTCCTCGCCCACCTCGCGGGCGGCGCCATCGCCGCCTCCCTGGACCGCGCGGGGCCGCCGACCCGGCCCGCCGCCCACGCCGCGCTGCGGCTCGCCGGGATCACCGGGTTCACCGGCTTCGCCGTCGCGCAACTCGCCGCCCCGCTGCCCGCCCTGCTCCTGCACACCCCCGGCACCACCCCCCTGCTCCGCCTCCTCGCCTGCGCCTTCCTCTGCCGGCCCGCCGCCGACGCCGCAAGCGCCGCGCTCCGCCGCGCCGGCCGCCCGCGCGACGCCGTGCTGACGGACGCCGGCGGCCAGGCGGCCGGCGCCGCGACCGGCATCCTCCTGCTCGCCGGTGGCGTCAACCCCCTCGGCCTGGCCGCCGTGCTGCCGGTCTCGGCCGCGGTCGCGCTCGGCGCGGCGGCGCTGCTGCTGTCCCGTACGCCGCTGCCGGAAGGACCCCCGGTGCAGGCCGCGTCGCTCATCCGCGTCCCGTGGTTCGAGGCCGGGTTCGGGCTGCTGCGGCTGGTCGCGGCGGGCGCGCCGCTGTGGGCGGTCTGCGGGCTGCTGGGTCCCGGCGCGGCGGGCGTGTACGCGCGCGCCGCGGGGCTGTGCGAGGTGCCGGTGACGGTGTACGGCCGGGTGGCGAGCCGGACGGCGGGCGGGAGCCGGGAGGCCGATCGCCACCGGGCGTCCCGCCCCGTACGCCGCGTCGACGTGCCCACCGCGCGCCTCGCCGTCACCGCCGCCTCGGCCGCCGGCTTCGCCGGGTTCGGCATCGTCGCCGGGGCGGGGCCCGCCGCGCTCGCGCTGCTCCTCGGCCCCGGCTGGGAGTCCGCGACGGCGCTCGTGCCGTGGCTCTGCGCCGCGGGGGCGCTGCACCTCGTCTACTCCGCGGGCTGCTCCCTCGACCTCGCCCGCGGCCGCCGCCGTGAACTCCTCGGTACGCACTTGGTCGTGCTCCTCGCCACCGCCGCCGCCCTCGCCGTCGTCCTCCCGTGGCGCGGCTCCGGCTCCGCCCTGCCGCTGCTGGCCTGCGCCGCGGCCGCCGGGCCCGCCGCGGGGCACGCCCTGCAGTTGGTGCGGTGGGGGCGGTGCGGGCTGGTGCGGGTACGGGAGGCGCTGCGGGCGCACGCGGTGCACTGCGGCATCGGGGCGGCGGCCGGGGCGCTGGCGACGCTGGCCGGTTCCGCGGCGGCGGCGCCGGGTGACCGCCTGCTCTACGGTCTGCTGGCGCTCGCGCCCGTAGCCCTGCTCTGCGCGGGGCTGCACGAGCAGTTGCCGCTCTCCGCGGCGCTGTCCGGCGACCGCCCGGGTCCGGCGCCCGCACCGCGGCCCCGGACGCCGGCGCCCCGCGGCACGGCGGGTGCCCCGGCCCCGTAG
- a CDS encoding stealth family protein, translating into MTQTRSERPAAPSTAPPATGVGRPRPGPARPGPRPAYAADANGAKPGQPWLVRRYRRAVPRRVRRLVVAVASPATRHRVQRALGAVSRRVPEPGQRSVLRALRATGQLGRPGRRVVHYRGQTRLAVVADSPTPLHARNENLRLVTGALDAAGIEHFAVRGYGSVSTAVAVPASARARAVAALTALCTAHPGYVCLPDRRKRPERRVRPASDPASWEALAGAAVVRFACYYADRGGHTLLGAGYGCDVEFWAEEPYEESDPGGGSPGCGRLVAPRFNRVVESVPHDGTHVTAPGHLFTRFVLPGSLGTVPDVRTRPEMTVPLPDDLRFPIDAVYTWVDGDDPAWRRRRAEAGGVPYHAEAANDARYLNRDELRYSLRSLHLYAPWIRHVYLVTDDQAPDWLDTAHPHLTVVDHRAIFTDPGVLPTFNSHAIESQLHHIDGLAEHFLYFNDDVFLGAPLLPDRFFLPSGITRYFPSRALLPSGPPDAGDVPVSVAGKNNRALLQQRFGTYITQKMKHTPHALRRSTLAEIEERFPERHRQTAASRFRSATDLSIPSAFHHYYAAFTGRAVPGQIPYDYFDLAHPDLAARLRRLLRRRDRNVFCLNDTLSGAGDLDRQVELIRPFLEAYFPGPSPFEIPFTGPGPSPLER; encoded by the coding sequence ATGACCCAGACCCGCAGCGAGCGCCCCGCCGCCCCGTCGACGGCGCCCCCCGCCACCGGAGTCGGCCGCCCCCGCCCCGGTCCCGCGCGGCCCGGCCCCCGTCCCGCCTACGCCGCGGACGCCAACGGCGCGAAACCCGGGCAGCCGTGGCTCGTGCGCCGCTACCGGCGCGCGGTCCCGCGGCGCGTGCGCCGGCTCGTCGTCGCCGTCGCCAGCCCCGCCACCCGGCACCGGGTGCAGCGCGCGCTCGGGGCCGTCTCCCGGCGCGTCCCCGAGCCGGGGCAGCGCTCGGTGCTGCGCGCCCTGCGCGCCACCGGCCAACTCGGCCGCCCCGGCCGCCGGGTCGTCCACTACCGCGGCCAGACCCGGCTCGCGGTCGTCGCCGACTCCCCCACGCCGCTGCACGCCCGCAACGAGAACCTGCGCCTGGTCACCGGCGCCCTCGACGCCGCCGGCATCGAGCACTTCGCCGTCCGCGGCTACGGCAGCGTCTCCACCGCCGTCGCCGTCCCCGCCTCCGCCCGCGCCCGCGCCGTCGCCGCACTCACCGCCCTGTGCACCGCGCACCCCGGCTACGTCTGCCTCCCCGACCGCCGCAAGCGCCCCGAGCGCCGGGTGCGTCCCGCCAGCGACCCCGCCTCGTGGGAGGCGCTCGCCGGGGCGGCCGTCGTCCGGTTCGCCTGCTACTACGCCGACCGCGGCGGGCACACGCTGCTGGGCGCCGGCTACGGCTGCGACGTGGAGTTCTGGGCGGAGGAACCGTACGAGGAGAGCGATCCGGGCGGCGGGTCACCGGGCTGCGGGCGGCTGGTGGCGCCCCGCTTCAACCGTGTCGTCGAGTCCGTACCGCACGACGGCACCCATGTCACCGCGCCCGGTCACCTCTTCACCCGCTTCGTGCTCCCCGGCTCCCTCGGCACCGTCCCCGACGTCCGCACCCGCCCCGAGATGACGGTCCCGCTCCCCGACGACCTCCGCTTCCCCATCGACGCCGTCTACACCTGGGTCGACGGGGACGACCCCGCCTGGCGCCGCCGCCGCGCCGAGGCGGGCGGCGTCCCATACCACGCCGAGGCCGCGAACGACGCCCGCTACCTCAACCGCGACGAGCTGCGCTACTCGCTCCGTTCACTGCACCTGTACGCCCCCTGGATCCGGCACGTCTACCTCGTCACCGACGACCAGGCCCCCGACTGGCTCGACACCGCCCACCCCCACCTCACGGTCGTCGACCACCGCGCCATCTTCACCGACCCCGGCGTCCTGCCGACGTTCAACTCGCACGCCATCGAGAGCCAGTTGCACCACATCGACGGCCTGGCGGAGCACTTCCTCTACTTCAACGACGACGTCTTCCTCGGCGCCCCGCTCCTGCCCGACCGGTTCTTCCTCCCCAGCGGCATCACCCGCTACTTCCCCTCCCGCGCGCTGCTGCCCTCCGGGCCGCCGGACGCGGGCGACGTGCCCGTGTCGGTCGCGGGGAAGAACAACAGGGCGCTCCTCCAGCAGAGGTTCGGCACCTACATCACGCAGAAGATGAAGCACACGCCGCACGCCCTGCGGCGCAGCACCCTCGCCGAGATCGAGGAGCGCTTCCCCGAACGGCACCGGCAGACCGCGGCGAGCCGCTTCCGCAGCGCCACGGACCTCAGCATCCCGTCCGCGTTCCACCACTACTACGCGGCGTTCACCGGCCGCGCGGTGCCCGGGCAGATCCCGTACGACTACTTCGACCTCGCCCACCCGGACCTCGCCGCCCGCCTCCGGCGGCTGCTGCGCCGCCGCGACCGGAACGTCTTCTGCCTCAACGACACGCTCTCCGGCGCGGGCGACCTGGACCGGCAGGTGGAGCTCATCCGCCCCTTCCTGGAGGCGTACTTCCCCGGCCCCAGCCCGTTCGAGATCCCGTTCACGGGCCCGGGCCCGAGCCCCCTGGAGAGGTGA
- a CDS encoding FkbM family methyltransferase → MPLAVRTPVNPAAPPGTGAYPRALNVLSRKETAVQRQLRRAGLAGYEPLTQATLLTVAQFAPPHAAVYDIGAHIGLYAALVDLVHGAKRLQTVAFEPTPRTAKLCRRLRDGNRLAFDVRQMALSDRSRTAELYLSLKAESSNSLNPAHRAHTEAVRVPVGTVDGFAEQHGHAPYLLKIDVETHEPEVLAGAAGVLREHRPWIVCEVLPSTDPAAMAAALSHLTELGYGLHLIHPGTPWPAHDATSYAPHVQGECRDWLFAPEPLTDEFYAAQRAWLRAVLACGKEENVLVPPGEPFPRDWNAPHGAPGAPPRPRRGLEARLPRMWRQAVGR, encoded by the coding sequence ATGCCCCTGGCCGTCCGCACGCCGGTGAACCCGGCCGCGCCGCCCGGCACCGGCGCGTACCCCCGCGCGCTGAACGTGCTCAGCCGGAAGGAGACCGCGGTCCAGCGCCAACTGCGCCGCGCGGGCCTCGCGGGGTACGAGCCGCTGACGCAGGCGACGCTGCTGACCGTCGCGCAGTTCGCGCCGCCGCACGCGGCGGTGTACGACATCGGCGCGCACATCGGGCTGTACGCGGCCCTCGTCGACCTCGTCCACGGCGCCAAGCGGCTGCAGACCGTCGCCTTCGAGCCGACGCCGCGCACGGCGAAGCTCTGCCGCCGCCTGCGCGACGGCAACCGGCTGGCCTTCGACGTACGGCAGATGGCGCTGTCGGACCGGAGCCGCACGGCGGAGCTGTACCTGTCCCTGAAGGCCGAGAGCTCCAACTCCCTCAACCCCGCCCACCGCGCGCACACGGAGGCGGTACGGGTGCCGGTCGGCACGGTCGACGGCTTCGCGGAGCAGCACGGGCACGCGCCGTACCTCCTCAAGATCGACGTCGAGACCCACGAGCCCGAAGTCCTCGCGGGCGCGGCCGGGGTGCTGCGCGAGCACCGCCCGTGGATCGTCTGCGAGGTGCTGCCGAGCACGGACCCGGCGGCGATGGCGGCGGCCCTGTCGCACCTGACGGAGCTGGGGTACGGCCTGCACCTCATCCACCCCGGGACGCCGTGGCCCGCGCACGACGCGACGAGCTACGCGCCGCACGTCCAGGGAGAGTGCCGCGACTGGCTGTTCGCGCCCGAGCCGCTGACGGACGAGTTCTACGCGGCGCAGCGGGCGTGGCTGCGGGCGGTGCTGGCGTGCGGCAAGGAGGAGAACGTGCTGGTGCCGCCGGGCGAGCCGTTCCCGCGGGACTGGAACGCGCCGCACGGTGCGCCGGGGGCGCCGCCCCGGCCGCGGCGCGGGCTGGAGGCGCGGCTGCCGCGGATGTGGCGGCAGGCGGTGGGACGGTGA
- a CDS encoding carbohydrate ABC transporter permease — protein MTTAAAAETAPKPEPQKAEAEAPVKESLAARIGRYAGGGAVRAFLVIVAFLWLTPTVGLLISSFRDPADIATTGWWKVFGDPGQLTTETYDTLFGNEDVMGALPTTIWITVPSTLLVVVIGALAGYAFAWMEFPGRDWVFLAVVGLLVVPVQVALIPIASLYRDLNLFHTITGVVLFHTAFGLPFAIFLLRNFFAEIPRELLEAARIDGASELRLFFRVVMPLGGPAIAALSIFQFLWVWNDMLVALVFADPGKPPLTVAVQQQTRQFDSNIELIASGAFISMIIPLVVFFAFQRQFVSGVMAGAVK, from the coding sequence ATGACCACCGCAGCAGCGGCGGAGACCGCACCCAAGCCGGAACCGCAGAAGGCGGAGGCCGAGGCGCCGGTCAAGGAGTCCCTCGCCGCCCGCATCGGCCGGTACGCGGGCGGCGGCGCGGTCCGGGCGTTCCTGGTGATCGTGGCGTTCCTGTGGCTGACCCCGACGGTGGGGCTGCTCATCTCGTCGTTCCGGGATCCCGCGGACATCGCGACGACCGGCTGGTGGAAGGTCTTCGGCGATCCGGGGCAGCTCACCACGGAGACGTACGACACGCTCTTCGGCAACGAAGACGTGATGGGCGCGCTGCCCACCACGATCTGGATCACCGTGCCGTCCACGCTGCTGGTCGTGGTCATCGGCGCGCTGGCGGGCTACGCCTTCGCGTGGATGGAGTTCCCCGGCCGGGACTGGGTGTTCCTCGCGGTGGTGGGCCTGCTGGTGGTGCCGGTGCAGGTGGCGCTCATCCCGATCGCGTCGCTGTACCGGGATCTGAACCTGTTCCACACGATCACGGGCGTGGTGCTCTTCCATACCGCGTTCGGGCTGCCGTTCGCCATCTTCCTGTTGCGGAACTTCTTCGCGGAGATCCCCCGGGAGCTGCTGGAGGCGGCGCGGATCGACGGGGCGAGCGAGCTGCGGCTGTTCTTCCGCGTCGTGATGCCGCTGGGCGGCCCCGCGATCGCGGCGCTGAGCATCTTCCAGTTCCTGTGGGTGTGGAACGACATGCTGGTGGCCCTGGTCTTCGCCGACCCGGGCAAGCCGCCGCTGACGGTGGCGGTGCAGCAGCAGACGCGGCAGTTCGACAGCAACATCGAGCTGATCGCGTCCGGCGCGTTCATCTCGATGATCATCCCGCTGGTCGTCTTCTTCGCCTTCCAGCGGCAGTTCGTGTCCGGCGTGATGGCGGGCGCGGTGAAGTAG